One genomic region from Phragmites australis chromosome 1, lpPhrAust1.1, whole genome shotgun sequence encodes:
- the LOC133891108 gene encoding U-box domain-containing protein 4-like — protein MKKRSTTPSLSHQRCRKLQKHAEITSNSMTSPPSSRSQFSPVVPTCRHRPTIRTNPSFSKIASAAPADTQRNPRSYQATAMEVKLHTVRTLVGRLRGAAAAQDGAATAAAVAELRLVSKDDPEIRAPLADAGAVPFLVAQLATAASVDAAAALLNISISAREQLMSTPGLLDALTAALRTDAAHHTAATIHSLLCVEAYRATIGAKRPLLAALVSLLRAAPSTRATKDALKALFGVALYPPNRATLVGLGAVQELFALVMTDGRSGIIEDVTAVIAQVAGCAETLEAFRLVSGVRILLDLVEPGGAATARARENAVAALLNLVVAGGEPAVTEVIAVGGAEDAVRELAEDAAASPRGKAKAEALLRALEGAGARRPEHRLADFLNGLVQSDPYISSPASASTHG, from the coding sequence ATGAAGAAGCGTTCAACAACACCTTCCTTAAGCCACCAGCGTTGTCGGAAGCTTCAAAAGCACGCAGAAATTACGTCCAACTCGATGACATCGCCGCCTTCCTCCCGCTCGCAGTTTTCCCCCGTCGTTCCTACCTGCCGCCACCGACCAACCATCAGAACGAACCCAAGTTTCTCCAAAATCGCATCCGCCGCTCCCGCGGACACGCAGCGCAACCCCCGATCCTACCAAGCGACTGCGATGGAAGTGAAGCTGCACACGGTACGGACCCTCGTCGGACGACtgcgcggcgccgccgccgcgcaagACGGggccgccacggccgccgcggTGGCCGAGCTCCGCCTCGTCTCTAAGGACGACCCGGAGATCCGCGCGCCGCTCGCGGACGCGGGCGCCGTGCCCTTCCTCGTCGCGCAGCTCGCGACCGCGGCCTCCGTGGACGCCGCGGCCGCGCTCCTCAACATCTCCATCTCCGCGCGGGAGCAGCTCATGTCCACCCCGGGCCTACTTGACGCGCTCACGGCCGCGCTCCGCACCGACGCCGCCCACCACACCGCGGCCACCATCCACAGCCTCCTCTGCGTAGAGGCCTACCGGGCCACCATAGGCGCGAAGCGGCCGCTCCTCGCGGCGCTCGTCTCCCTCCTCCGCGCCGCGCCCAGCACCCGCGCGACCAAGGACGCCCTCAAGGCGCTCTTCGGCGTCGCGCTCTACCCGCCCAACCGCGCCACGCTCGTAGGGCTCGGCGCTGTGCAGGAGCTCTTCGCGCTCGTCATGACGGACGGCCGTAGCGGGATCATCGAGGACGTCACCGCCGTCATCGCGCAGGTGGCCGGGTGTGCCGAGACCCTGGAGGCGTTCAGGTTGGTGTCCGGGGTGCGGATCCTCCTCGACCTTGTCGAGCCCGGGGGCGCAGCGACAGCGAGGGCGAGGGAGAACGCGGTGGCCGCGCTGCTTAACCTCGTCGTGGCCGGCGGGGAGCCGGCGGTGACCGAGGTGATCGCGGTCGGTGGCGCCGAGGATGCCGTGCGGGAGCTGGCCGAGGACGCCGCGGCGAGCCCGAGAGGGAAGGCGAAGGCGGAAGCGCTGCTGCGGGCGCTGGAGGGCGCCGGCGCGAGGAGGCCGGAGCACCGGCTCGCCGATTTCTTGAACGGGCTGGTGCAATCCGATCCGTACAtctcgtcgccggcgtcggcgTCGACCCACGGGTAA
- the LOC133928964 gene encoding xylan glycosyltransferase MUCI21-like, whose translation MAASKLHDLKGLSATEDVGAGVKKRNWGFVQFFFVLSVVLCVLLYASRVFVLAPYGVDMDFFAPDSSQGTSSRSELGPRVGGNAGADDLILDNQVHSPCSTMRNNTICCDRSDFNTDVCFMAGDVRMDAASLSLLLFPPHQPAPNVTAEERVRPYTRKWERFIMEKVQEVRLRVARPDEAAEHWCDVRHDAPVLVMTAGGYTGNFFHAFSDGFLPSWLTVQHLRRRVVLAVLAYNPWWAGTFSEIISGLSDYHVVDLLNDKRTHCFPGAIVGTRFHGILNVDPARLRDNKTAVDFHQLLADVYEAADDRKSQIQKPARRPRLGIVSRKGTRVIENQAAVAQVASSVGFDVDILETANGMPLSAVYASVSACDVLMGVHGADLTKFLFLRPGRAALIQIAPLGVSPIARDCFGGPSARMGLHYEQYDVRGQESSLSRKYALDDVVVADPETAKRDRGWDFVARVYLGGQNVSLDLGRFGETLARLHSRALLLQPQEQPRR comes from the coding sequence ATGGCGGCCTCCAAGCTCCACGACCTCAAGGGCCTCAGCGCCACGGAAGACGTCGGGGCGGGCGTCAAGAAGCGCAACTGGGGCTTCGTCCAGTTCTTCTTCGTGCTCTCCGTCGTCCTCTGCGTGCTCCTCTACGCCTCGCGCGTCTTCGTGCTCGCCCCGTACGGCGTCGACATGGACTTCTTCGCGCCGGATTCTTCGCAAGGAACGTCGAGTAGATCAGAACTGGGACCGCGCGTTGGCGGCAATGCAGGAGCCGACGATCTGATTCTCGACAACCAGGTGCACTCCCCGTGCTCGACGATGCGCAACAACACCATCTGCTGCGACCGCTCGGATTTCAATACCGACGTCTGCTTCATGGCCGGCGACGTGCGCATGGACGCCGCGTCCCTGTCGCTTCTGCTGTTCCCGCCGCACCAGCCCGCGCCAAACGTTACAGCGGAGGAGAGGGTACGTCCCTACACGCGCAAGTGGGAGCGCTTCATCATGGAGAAGGTCCAGGAGGTGCGGCTCCGGGTGGCCCGACCCGACGAGGCAGCGGAGCACTGGTGCGACGTCCGGCACGACGCGCCGGTCCTCGTCATGACGGCGGGGGGCTACACCGGCAACTTCTTCCACGCGTTCAGCGACGGGTTCTTGCCGTCGTGGCTGACGGTGCAGCACCTTCGGCGCCGCGTCGTGCTGGCCGTCCTCGCGTACAACCCGTGGTGGGCCGGCACGTTCAGCGAGATCATCTCCGGCCTCTCGGACTACCACGTGGTCGACCTCCTCAACGACAAGAGAACACATTGCTTCCCCGGTGCCATCGTCGGAACCCGCTTCCACGGCATCCTCAACGTCGATCCCGCCAGGCTGCGGGACAACAAGACCGCCGTAGACTTCCACCAGCTTCTGGCCGATGTGTACGAGGCGGCCGATGACCGCAAGTCGCAGATACAGAAACCGGCGCGGCGGCCAAGGCTCGGGATCGTGTCGCGCAAGGGGACGCGCGTGATCGAGAACCAGGCGGCCGTGGCGCAGGTCGCGTCATCGGTAGGGTTCGACGTGGACATCCTGGAGACGGCCAACGGGATGCCGCTCTCGGCCGTGTACGCGTCGGTGAGCGCATGCGATGTGCTGATGGGCGTGCACGGCGCAGACCTGACCAAGTTTCTGTTCCTGCGGCCTGGCCGCGCTGCGCTCATCCAGATCGCCCCGCTCGGCGTCTCCCCTATCGCGCGCGACTGCTTCGGCGGGCCGTCCGCGAGGATGGGGCTGCACTACGAGCAGTACGACGTGCGCGGGCAGGAGAGCTCGCTGAGCCGCAAGTACGCGCTAGACGACGTTGTCGTGGCCGATCCGGAGACGGCGAAGCGGGACAGGGGTTGGGACTTCGTGGCGCGGGTGTACCTGGGCGGGCAGAACGTGAGCCTGGACCTGGGCAGGTTCGGGGAGACGCTGGCCAGGTTGCACTCGCGGGCGCTGCTGCTGCAGCCACAAGAGCAGCCGCGACGTTGA
- the LOC133928978 gene encoding probable NAD kinase 1, with protein sequence MSLDELPEKVSDEGVNVDVMASLQSENGSISTVSSTFSSVESDKAAYELLPQTPIKSTDAHLVEFSEAMRTVAKALRRVAEGKAAAQAEATGWKYKYELEMAHKQQSKIEGCSSCTSNDLAKLASQLTLDTSVSDQTGCCGKHGICSHEVLQDEVPRPNPRSSHKIVGRKASFKLSWGCNGDKNGQHKHDFVSFEKGDITTAERSNKQILLKWESPPQTVLFITKPNSNSVRVLCAEMVRWLKEHKNINVFVEPRVSKGLLTEDSYYDFIQTWDNDEDMKLLHTKIDLIVTLGGDGTVLWAASLFKGPVPPVVAFSLGSLGFMTPFPSEQYRECLDNVLNGPFSITLRNRLQCHVIRDAAKDELVTEEPILVLNEVTIDRGISSYLTYLECYCDSSFVTCVQGDGLIISTTSGSTAYSLAAGGSMVHPQVPGILFTPICPHSLSFRPLILPEYVTLRIQVPFNSRGQAWASFDGKDRKQLSPGDALICSISPWPVPTACLVDSTTDFLRSIHEGLHWNLRKTQSFDGPRD encoded by the exons ATGTCGCTCGACGAGCTCCCCGAGAAG GTTTCTGATGAGGGAGTAAATGTAGATGTCATGGCTTCACTTCAAAGTGAAAACGGATCCATCTCTACAGTCAGTTCTACATTTAGTTCAGTAGAATCAGATAAAGCAGCCTATGAACTCCTTCCTCAAACTCCTATCAAGTCAACCGATGCACACCTTGTTGAGTTTTCAGAGGCTATGAGAA CTGTTGCAAAAGCATTGCGACGAGTAGCAGAAGGGAAGGCTGCTGCTCAAGCAGAAGCGACAGGGTGGAAGTACAAATATGAATTAGAGATGGCACACAAACAACAGAGTAAAATTGAAG GCTGCAGCAGTTGTACCAGTAATGACTTAGCCAAACTGGCCAGCCAACTAACACTGGACACGTCAGTTTCTGATCAAACAGGATGTTGTGGAAAACATGGTATATGTTCACATGAAGTTCTCCAGGACGAAGTTCCCAGACCTAACCCAAGATCTAGTCACAAGATAGTGGGGAGAAAGGCATCATTTAAACTTTCATGGGGATGTAATGGGGATAAAAATGGCCAACATAAGCATGATTTTGTGTCCTTTGAAAAAGGAGATATAACAACAGCAGAGCGCAGCAATAAGCAG ATCTTACTGAAATGGGAATCACCACCACAAACAGTGCTTTTTATAACCAAACCTAATTCCAACTCTGTGCGTGTTCTTTGTGCTGAAATGGTCAG ATGGCTTAAGGAGCATAAAAATATAAATGTCTTTGTGGAGCCACGTGTTAGCAAGGGACTTCTAACAGAGGATTCCTACTACGACTTCATCCAAACATGGGATAATG ATGAAGACATGAAGCTGTTACACACGAAGATTGATCTCATTGTAACTCTTGGCGGTGATGGAACTGTTTTGTGG GCTGCATCATTGTTCAAAGGACCAGTTCCTCCAGTTGTTGCATTCTCCCTTGGATCACTGGGCTTCATGACGCCTTTCC CAAGCGAGCAATATCGTGAGTGCTTGGACAATGTGCTGAATGGACCATTTAGCATCACACTGAGAAACCGTCTACAGTGTCATGTAATCCGTGATGCAGCAAAGGATGAACTCGTGACTGAGGAGCCAATCTTAGTGTTAAACGAAGTTACAATCGACCGTGGAATATCATCTTACCTTACCTACCTGGAATGCTACTGTGACAGTTCTTTTGTTACTTGTGTACAAGGGGATGGACTAATCATATCAACTACATCTGGAAGCACAGCATATTCATTAGCAGCTGGAGGATCCATGGTTCATCCACAG GTCCCAGGGATCCTTTTCACACCTATCTGTCCGCATTCCCTGTCATTCAGACCTTTGATACTGCCTGAATATGTGACTCTGCGCATACAAGTGCCGTTTAATAGCAGGGGGCAAGCTTGGGCATCTTTCGATGGCAAAGATCGAAAGCAGCTTTCACCTGGCGATGCTCTGATCTGCAGCATCTCACCTTGGCCTGTGCCCACAGCTTGCCTGGTGGATTCAACAACCGATTTCCTCCGCAGCATCCATGAGGGTCTCCACTGGAACTTGAGGAAGACCCAGTCATTTGATGGCCCGCGTGATTGA
- the LOC133928970 gene encoding probably inactive leucine-rich repeat receptor-like protein kinase At3g28040, producing MITSHGLELSFHANPTTPSISERLHHAQTKSTARLLYLLLLATRSTTSPLCQCHHIYPVSETFCTRQLAAAAEMAAPTPVLLLQQLFTLMLLFIGAAMRPGRAADMPVPVNEEVLGLVVFKSALSDPSGALATWRESDATPCGWACVECDPATSRVLRLALDGLALSGPMPRGLDRLPALQELSLARNNLSGPLPPGLSLLKSLRSLDLSYNSFSGPLPDDVGLLGSLRYLDLTGNAFSGPLPASFPPIIRFLMLSDNQFSGPIPQGLAKSPLLLHLNMSGNQLSGSPDFAGALWPLERLRTLDLSRNQLSGPVTDGIARLHNLKTVNLRGNMFFGAVPEDIGLCPHLSSIDLSSNAFDGHLPDSIGQLGSLVHLSASGNRLSGDVPAWLGQLTAVQHMDLSDNELTGSLPDSLGELKALKYLSLSKNQLSGSVPDSMSGCTKLAELHLRDNNLNGSIPDTLFDVGLETLDMSSNALSGVLPSGSTRLAETLQWLDLSSNQLNGVIPAEMVLFFKLRYLNLSQNDLRTQLPPELGLLRNLTVLDLRSTGLYGSMPGDLCESGSLAVLQLDGNSLAGPIPDSIGNCSALYLLSLGHNGLTGPIPAGIAELEKLEILRLEYNNLSGEIPQQLGGLENLLAVNISHNRLVGRLPASGVFQSLDASALEGNLGICSPLVTEPCRMNVPKPLVLDPNEYTHGGGDNNLVTSGGGAGVPRKRRFLSVSAMVAICAAIAIILGVIVVTLLNMSARRRAEAAVTEKELESIVTSSTKSGKLTAGKMVTFGPGSSLRSEDLVGGADTLLSKATEIGRGVFGTVYRASVREGRVVAIKKLVTVNIVQSSDDFDREVRILGKAKHPNLMPLKGYYWTPQLQLLITDYAPHGSLEARLQGNDAGAFPPLTWAERFRVVSGTARGLAHLHQAFRPPMIHYNVKPSNILLDEQCNPMVSDFGLARLLPKLDKHVLSSRFQGGMGYVAPELACQSLRVNEKCDIYGFGVLILELVTGRKAVEYSDDDVVILIDQVRVLLEHGNALECVDPGMGSEFPEEEVLPVLKLGMVCTSQIPSNRPSMAEVVQILQVIKAPVGGRMEAF from the exons ATGATCACGAGTCACGGGCTGGAACTCTCTTTCCACGCCAATCCAACGACGCCCTCCATCTCCGAGCGCCTCCACCATGCACAGACTAAAAGCACAGCTCGGCTACtgtacctcctcctcctcgccactAGATCTACCACCTCACCACTCTGCCAGTGCCACCATATTTATCCCGTCTCGGAAACATTCTGCACGCGGCAGCTAGCAGCAGCTGCAGAAATGGCAGCCCCTACCCCTGTCCTTCTGCTCCAGCAGCTGTTCACGTTGATGCTGCTGTTCATTGGGGCGGCAATGCGGCCGGGCCGCGCGGCCGACATGCCTGTGCCGGTCAACGAGGAGGTGCTGGGGCTGGTGGTCTTCAAGTCGGCGCTCTCCGATCCGTCCGGCGCGTTGGCCACGTGGAGGGAGTCCGACGCCACGCCGTGCGGCTGGGCGTGCGTCGAGTGCGATCCGGCCACCTCCCGCGTGCTCCGCCTCGCGCTCGACGGGCTCGCGCTCTCCGGCCCCATGCCGCGGGGCCTCGACCGCCTGCCTGCACTCCAGGAGCTCTCCCTCGCGCGAAACAACCTCTCTGGCCCGCTCCCGCCGGGTCTCTCCCTGCTCAAGTCGCTCCGCTCGCTCGACCTCTCCTACAACTCCTTCTCCGGCCCGCTTCCCGACGACGTCGGGCTGCTCGGCTCACTGCGGTACCTTGACCTCACAGGCAATGCATTCTCTGGCCCGCTTCCGGCCTCCTTCCCTCCGATCATCCGGTTCTTGATGCTGTCCGACAACCAGTTCTCCGGCCCGATACCGCAGGGACTGGCCAAGAGCCCGCTCCTGCTTCACCTGAACATGTCCGGCAACCAGCTCTCCGGCTCGCCGGACTTCGCGGGCGCGCTCTGGCCGCTCGAGCGGCTGCGCACGCTCGACCTATCCCGCAACCAGCTCTCTGGCCCCGTCACCGACGGCATTGCCAGGCTCCACAACCTCAAGACCGTCAACCTCAGAGGCAACATGTTCTTCGGCGCCGTTCCGGAAGACATCGGCCTGTGCCCGCACCTGAGCAGCATTGATCTGAGCTCCAACGCATTCGACGGCCACCTCCCTGACTCCATCGGACAGCTCGGCTCGCTGGTGCACCTCTCTGCGTCCGGCAACCGGCTCTCTGGCGACGTCCCTGCTTGGCTTGGCCAGCTGACCGCGGTGCAGCACATGGATTTATCCGACAACGAGCTCACTGGCAGTTTGCCGGACTCTCTCGGCGAGCTCAAGGCCCTCAAGTACCTGAGCCTGTCCAAGAACCAGCTCTCCGGCTCCGTTCCTGACTCGATGTCCGGGTGCACCAAGCTCGCCGAGCTGCACCTGAGGGACAACAACCTCAACGGCAGCATCCCGGATACTCTGTTCGACGTCGGGCTCGAGACGCTCGACATGTCGTCGAACGCGCTCTCGGGCGTCCTGCCGTCGGGTTCGACGAGGCTGGCGGAGACCCTGCAGTGGCTCGACCTCTCCAGCAACCAGCTGAACGGCGTCATCCCCGCCGAGATGGTGCTCTTCTTCAAGCTCCGATACCTCAACCTGTCCCAGAACGACCTCCGCACGCAGCTGCCGCCGGAGCTGGGCCTGCTCCGCAACTTGACGGTGCTCGACCTCCGCAGCACCGGATTGTACGGATCGATGCCCGGCGACTTGTGTGAGTCCGGAAGCCTCGCCGTGCTCCAACTCGACGGCAACTCCCTTGCTGGTCCCATCCCCGACAGCATCGGGAACTGTTCTGCTCTGTACCTACT GAGCTTGGGGCACAACGGCTTGACCGGGCCGATACCGGCGGGCATTGCGGAGCTCGAGAAGCTGGAGATTTTGCGGCTGGAGTACAACAACCTGAGCGGCGAGATACCGCAGCAGCTGGGCGGGCTGGAGAACCTCCTTGCGGTGAACATCTCGCACAACCGCCTCGTCGGGCGTCTGCCGGCGTCGGGCGTGTTCCAGAGCCTCGACGCGAGCGCGCTGGAGGGCAACCTCGGTATCTGCAGCCCGCTTGTCACAGAACCGTGCAGGATGAACGTGCCCAAGCCGCTCGTGCTCGACCCCAACGAGTACacgcacggcggcggcgacaacaACCTTGTgacgagcggcggcggcgcgggagtACCGAGGAAACGGCGGTTCTTGAGCGTGTCCGCAATGGTGGCCATCTGTGCGGCGATCGCCATCATCCTCGGAGTCATCGTGGTCACCTTGCTCAACATGTCGGCACGGCGGAGGGCTGAGGCTGCGGTCACGGAGAAGGAGCTGGAGAGCATCGTCACCAGCTCGACAAAGTCCGGCAAGCTCACCGCCGGCAAGATGGTGACGTTCGGGCCAGGAAGCAGCCTTCGTTCGGAGGACTTGGTCGGCGGTGCCGACACGTTGCTGAGCAAGGCGACGGAGATCGGCCGCGGCGTGTTCGGCACGGTGTACCGGGCGTCGGTCAGAGAAGGTAGGGTGGTCGCCATCAAAAAGCTCGTGACGGTGAACATCGTCCAGTCAAGCGACGACTTCGACCGCGAGGTGCGCATCCTGGGCAAGGCGAAGCACCCCAATCTGATGCCGCTCAAGGGCTACTACTGGACGCCGCAGCTGCAGCTCCTGATCACGGACTACGCGCCGCACGGCAGCCTCGAGGCGCGGCTCCAGGGCAACGACGCCGGCGCGTTCCCGCCGTTGACGTGGGCCGAGCGGTTCAGGGTGGTGTCCGGCACGGCCAGGGGCCTGGCGCACCTGCACCAGGCGTTCCGGCCGCCGATGATCCACTACAACGTGAAGCCGAGCAACATCCTCCTGGACGAGCAGTGCAACCCGATGGTGTCCGACTTCGGGCTGGCGCGGCTGCTGCCGAAGCTGGACAAGCACGTGCTGAGCAGCCGGTTCCAGGGCGGCATGGGGTACGTGGCGCCGGAGCTGGCGTGCCAGAGCCTGCGGGTGAACGAGAAGTGCGACATCTACGGGTTCGGCGTTCTGATCCTGGAGCTGGTGACGGGGCGGAAGGCCGTGGAGTACAGCGACGACGACGTGGTGATCCTGATCGACCAGGTCCGGGTGCTGCTGGAGCACGGCAACGCGCTGGAGTGCGTGGACCCGGGCATGGGCAGCGAGTTcccggaggaggaggtgctgccAGTGCTGAAGCTGGGCATGGTGTGCACGTCGCAGATCCCGTCGAACCGGCCGTCCATGGCGGAGGTGGTCCAGATACTGCAGGTCATCAAGGCACCCGTGGGCGGCAGAATGGAAGCCTTCTGA